One window of the Rhodococcus sovatensis genome contains the following:
- a CDS encoding type IV toxin-antitoxin system AbiEi family antitoxin domain-containing protein, which translates to MTSSNVRRRQTGLPSEFARLPMRMVRAATAADVYAHPRAELARLTDLGLLHRVATGFYVAVPDDRGGTEWMPGLEAAAAGIAVAAYSADDAVVMGVSAARLHGAIPRALATAVVALPMRHDPIRLADRQAVVRFAVRDTARLDAERIDTELGAVLVTTAEQTVLDLAKRPGLGDAEGEVWTGGGAVAPAVRSECVGGDRRFSEDAGNACAIAGYVGEQQ; encoded by the coding sequence GTGACTTCGAGCAATGTTCGACGCCGTCAGACCGGTCTACCTTCGGAGTTCGCGCGGCTTCCGATGCGGATGGTGCGAGCCGCGACAGCGGCCGATGTCTACGCGCACCCGCGCGCCGAGCTTGCGCGGCTGACGGACTTGGGTCTACTGCACCGGGTGGCGACGGGCTTCTACGTGGCGGTGCCCGACGACCGGGGCGGGACCGAGTGGATGCCGGGTCTGGAGGCAGCGGCGGCCGGTATCGCGGTAGCGGCCTACAGCGCCGACGATGCCGTCGTGATGGGCGTCAGCGCAGCCCGCTTGCATGGCGCGATTCCGCGCGCGTTGGCGACCGCTGTAGTGGCTTTGCCGATGCGGCACGATCCGATCCGGTTGGCGGATCGTCAGGCGGTGGTTCGGTTCGCCGTGCGCGACACGGCACGTCTGGATGCGGAGCGCATCGATACCGAGTTGGGTGCGGTGCTAGTAACTACTGCGGAGCAGACGGTGTTGGATCTGGCAAAGCGTCCGGGGTTGGGTGATGCCGAGGGGGAGGTGTGGACAGGCGGTGGAGCAGTTGCACCGGCAGTGCGATCCGAATGTGTTGGAGGAGATCGCCGATTCTCAGAAGATGCGGGTAACGCTTGCGCGATTGCAGGATATGTTGGGGAGCAGCAGTGA
- a CDS encoding IS3 family transposase (programmed frameshift) translates to MAGRKRNSAEDIVRKLRRADELTAAGKTQEEIAAELEVSAATLYNWRRQYGGMDTDAAKELKELREQNGKLKRLLAEAELEKDALREVAKGKILSPAAKRRAVDMLVNTMSLSKRLACKAVGLARSTYARTPIADTPADPDAALRASLRTYAGSHPLHGFRRAWAHLRHDQGMSVNKKKVHRLWKEEGLQVRIYHPRKRAGISSCPQIEADAPKVVWAMDFQFDSTVDGKAIKIASMIDEHTRQSLLNIVERSITAQRLTDELDKTFALWDGPPMVLRMDNGPEFISHVLQQFCRDRVGISYIPPGTPWNNGHIESFNNRLRKECLNRNHWTSLLEARVVIEDFKDDHNHRHRHSSLGYLTPSEYAAQCTHNHQPVEGCEID, encoded by the exons ATGGCTGGACGGAAGCGCAACTCTGCCGAGGACATCGTGCGCAAACTGCGCCGTGCCGATGAGCTGACCGCTGCAGGCAAGACGCAAGAGGAGATCGCGGCGGAGCTCGAGGTGTCGGCGGCGACGTTGTACAACTGGCGGCGTCAGTACGGCGGGATGGACACCGATGCCGCGAAGGAACTCAAGGAGCTGCGCGAGCAGAACGGCAAGCTCAAACGCCTGCTCGCCGAGGCCGAGCTGGAGAAGGACGCACTGCGGGAGGTAGCGA AAGGGAAAATTCTGAGCCCAGCCGCCAAGCGCCGCGCCGTCGACATGCTCGTCAACACCATGAGTCTGTCGAAACGTCTGGCGTGCAAAGCTGTTGGGCTTGCCCGCTCCACCTACGCACGAACACCGATCGCCGACACACCCGCGGATCCCGACGCGGCCCTGAGGGCGTCGCTGCGGACATACGCAGGCTCGCATCCACTGCACGGCTTCCGTCGCGCCTGGGCGCATCTGAGGCACGACCAGGGCATGTCGGTGAACAAGAAGAAGGTGCACCGGCTCTGGAAGGAGGAGGGTCTGCAGGTTCGGATCTATCATCCCCGCAAACGCGCCGGCATCAGCTCCTGCCCGCAGATCGAAGCCGATGCGCCGAAAGTGGTGTGGGCTATGGATTTTCAGTTCGACTCCACGGTGGATGGGAAAGCGATCAAGATCGCGTCGATGATCGACGAACACACCCGGCAGTCCCTGTTGAACATCGTGGAGCGCTCGATCACCGCGCAACGACTGACCGACGAGCTCGACAAGACGTTCGCGCTGTGGGACGGACCGCCGATGGTCCTGAGAATGGACAACGGTCCGGAGTTCATTTCGCATGTGCTGCAACAGTTCTGTCGCGACCGTGTCGGTATCTCCTACATCCCGCCGGGGACGCCGTGGAACAACGGACACATCGAATCGTTCAACAACCGACTACGGAAGGAGTGCCTGAACCGCAATCACTGGACGAGCCTTCTCGAAGCGAGGGTGGTGATCGAGGACTTCAAAGACGACCACAACCATCGACACCGGCACTCATCACTGGGCTACCTCACGCCGTCCGAGTACGCTGCCCAATGCACCCACAACCACCAACCGGTCGAGGGTTGCGAGATCGACTGA
- a CDS encoding alpha/beta hydrolase, with the protein MPTATVNGISLNYQVKGAGPLVVLIMGTGSPGRVWDLHQVPALVKAGYRVCFFDNRGIAPSSESTQGMTIDDLVADTAGLIEQVREGDEQAFVVGTSMGARVAQELALRRPELIRKAIFLAGHARLDEFQKTLGEGERALADAKTELPPKYAAAITAAMNLSPTTLADPRSARDWLDLLEFSVAPISAGVRAQIGMDENFDRGAAYGKIGVPCLSVGFEHDRMIPAYLSAELAKAIPDAQYVEIPDVGHYGYLERPEAINEAVLEFLRS; encoded by the coding sequence ATGCCCACCGCGACGGTGAACGGGATATCGCTGAACTACCAGGTCAAGGGTGCCGGGCCGTTGGTGGTTCTGATCATGGGAACCGGCAGCCCGGGCCGAGTGTGGGATCTTCACCAGGTCCCGGCCCTGGTCAAGGCCGGCTACCGAGTGTGCTTTTTCGACAACCGAGGCATCGCGCCGTCGTCCGAGAGCACCCAGGGCATGACCATCGATGATCTCGTCGCGGACACAGCAGGTCTGATCGAGCAGGTGCGCGAGGGTGACGAGCAGGCGTTCGTCGTCGGCACGTCGATGGGCGCCCGGGTTGCTCAGGAACTTGCGCTGCGACGTCCGGAGTTGATTCGCAAGGCGATCTTCCTCGCTGGCCACGCTCGGCTGGACGAGTTCCAGAAGACCCTCGGCGAAGGTGAGCGCGCGTTGGCCGATGCGAAGACAGAGCTGCCGCCGAAGTACGCCGCAGCGATCACGGCCGCAATGAACCTATCGCCGACGACTCTGGCAGACCCCAGATCTGCTCGCGATTGGCTCGATCTGCTGGAATTCTCCGTCGCGCCGATCTCCGCGGGCGTTCGAGCGCAGATCGGCATGGACGAGAATTTCGACCGCGGTGCCGCGTACGGAAAAATCGGCGTTCCGTGCCTGTCGGTCGGGTTCGAGCACGACCGGATGATTCCGGCGTACCTGAGTGCGGAGCTGGCCAAAGCCATTCCCGACGCCCAGTACGTGGAGATCCCGGACGTCGGACACTACGGCTACCTGGAGCGACCCGAAGCGATCAACGAGGCTGTCCTGGAGTTTCTGCGGAGCTGA
- a CDS encoding EthD family reductase, whose translation MFRLSICYHEPADKSAFDLHYADVHVPIVRTIPGLLGLTAGHSPAVTRLRTT comes from the coding sequence ATGTTCCGTTTGTCGATCTGTTACCACGAGCCCGCCGATAAGTCCGCGTTCGATCTGCACTACGCCGACGTGCATGTACCGATCGTACGGACGATCCCAGGTCTGCTCGGTCTCACTGCCGGCCACTCCCCGGCGGTCACCCGGCTCCGTACTACATGA
- a CDS encoding GlxA family transcriptional regulator: MCAHKVTVFVRDGLLAMEFGSVHRLFGQARSEQDEPLYDVVTCTLAPGTVRTDSDVDIHVTKGVEELADADTVIVPASDVDYGSSRLDVGGIFDAVPAGARIASICTGSFVLAAAGLLDGKRATTHWKSAEQFRALHPQVLLEPNVLYTHDGNILTAAGEASGIDLCLYMIRCDFGSAVANQVARGTVVPPHRSGGQAQYIDTPVPRTTTTSTADAQAWAVANLDKPLSLELLASTQSMSVRTFTRRFAAEVGMSPAKWIVQQRLHRARELLENTDKTIDRVAADAGFGTATSMRQQLMAEIGVSPSAYRATFRGIG, from the coding sequence ATGTGCGCGCACAAGGTGACGGTGTTCGTCCGCGACGGTCTACTTGCGATGGAGTTCGGCTCGGTCCACCGACTGTTCGGGCAAGCCAGGTCGGAACAGGACGAGCCGCTCTACGACGTCGTGACCTGCACTTTGGCGCCCGGGACTGTTCGCACCGACTCGGACGTGGATATTCACGTCACCAAGGGCGTCGAGGAATTGGCCGATGCCGACACTGTCATCGTGCCGGCATCGGACGTCGACTACGGGTCTTCGCGGCTCGACGTCGGCGGCATCTTCGACGCGGTTCCGGCAGGCGCCCGTATCGCCTCGATCTGTACCGGATCGTTCGTTCTCGCCGCGGCAGGTCTGCTCGACGGTAAACGGGCCACTACGCACTGGAAGTCGGCAGAGCAGTTCCGCGCACTGCACCCCCAGGTGCTCCTCGAGCCGAATGTTCTCTACACCCACGACGGCAACATCCTGACGGCCGCAGGTGAGGCGTCGGGAATCGATCTGTGTCTCTACATGATTCGTTGTGATTTCGGTTCCGCCGTCGCCAATCAGGTGGCGCGGGGAACCGTCGTGCCGCCGCATCGCAGTGGTGGGCAGGCCCAGTACATCGACACGCCGGTGCCGCGGACGACCACGACGTCGACGGCGGATGCGCAAGCGTGGGCGGTCGCGAATCTGGACAAGCCTTTGAGCCTCGAACTACTGGCATCGACGCAATCGATGAGCGTGCGCACGTTCACGAGGCGATTCGCTGCTGAAGTCGGCATGTCTCCGGCGAAATGGATTGTGCAGCAACGGTTGCACCGTGCCCGAGAGCTACTCGAGAATACCGACAAGACAATCGACCGGGTCGCCGCCGATGCGGGGTTCGGTACCGCCACCTCGATGCGTCAGCAGCTGATGGCCGAGATCGGGGTCTCCCCGAGTGCGTATCGCGCAACTTTCCGTGGTATCGGCTAG
- a CDS encoding TetR/AcrR family transcriptional regulator: protein MSRTSNPGVRTDLLNSAARLIAEHGPDAVSTRRVAAEANTSSMAVYTQFGSIGGLISSVIEEGFSSLAEELQSVDSTDDPVRDLMALLLASISFARREPNLYEVLFVTASLGKYRRSEPAEMLAGRAGTFRRVEEACERACVTGRFDTASDISPLAYQWWSAVHGYAMLEVAGFIDPGPGTEKVLLPLLTTLARGLGDKPIRTEASLCAALG, encoded by the coding sequence ATGTCACGAACGTCCAATCCGGGAGTACGAACCGACCTGCTCAACAGCGCCGCCCGCTTGATCGCGGAACACGGGCCGGACGCAGTCTCGACGCGAAGGGTCGCGGCAGAAGCGAACACATCGTCGATGGCTGTGTACACCCAGTTCGGATCTATCGGAGGACTGATTTCGAGCGTGATCGAAGAGGGATTCAGCAGCCTGGCCGAAGAGCTCCAATCCGTCGACAGCACCGACGATCCCGTACGAGATCTCATGGCCCTGCTGCTGGCCAGCATCTCCTTCGCGCGGCGTGAACCCAATTTGTACGAGGTACTGTTCGTGACGGCATCACTCGGGAAATACCGTCGCTCGGAACCAGCAGAAATGCTCGCCGGAAGAGCCGGAACGTTCCGTCGCGTCGAAGAAGCCTGCGAACGCGCATGCGTGACCGGACGCTTCGACACCGCCTCCGACATCTCCCCGTTGGCCTATCAATGGTGGAGCGCAGTTCACGGCTACGCAATGCTGGAAGTAGCCGGATTCATCGACCCCGGGCCGGGTACGGAGAAAGTCCTGCTCCCCCTGCTGACTACGCTCGCGCGCGGACTCGGCGACAAACCCATCAGAACCGAAGCCTCGCTGTGCGCTGCGCTCGGCTGA
- a CDS encoding general stress protein CsbD: MTDDNASQEARKGLLDGIKGKAKEVVGAVTGNDSLTTEGQLQAAQAREKKEAKASELAAETQAAQAGEDLSSVKNAADDQRAAAEESARASEDEARRAQQAQRIAAEQEKDRAVAAEIVDAEVDARAEQIEAVAEGQADAAAASQDQLDAVVEYSNDVSEAEAARAAAERARRNA, encoded by the coding sequence ATGACTGACGACAATGCATCGCAGGAAGCCCGAAAAGGCCTGCTCGACGGCATCAAGGGCAAGGCGAAGGAGGTCGTCGGCGCGGTGACGGGCAACGACTCGCTCACCACCGAAGGGCAACTCCAAGCCGCGCAGGCCCGTGAGAAGAAAGAAGCCAAAGCATCCGAGCTGGCGGCCGAGACCCAGGCCGCCCAAGCGGGCGAGGATCTTTCCTCGGTGAAGAACGCCGCGGACGACCAGCGGGCTGCCGCCGAAGAAAGCGCCCGCGCCTCCGAGGACGAAGCCCGCCGCGCACAGCAGGCGCAACGAATCGCTGCCGAGCAGGAGAAGGACCGCGCTGTTGCTGCCGAGATCGTCGACGCCGAGGTCGACGCCCGGGCCGAGCAGATCGAAGCCGTCGCCGAAGGGCAGGCCGACGCCGCAGCCGCCTCGCAAGACCAGTTGGATGCGGTCGTCGAATACAGCAACGACGTCTCCGAGGCCGAGGCAGCACGTGCCGCGGCCGAGCGTGCTCGTCGCAACGCCTGA
- a CDS encoding STAS-like domain-containing protein, whose amino-acid sequence MTVLQALPLPPLAGTRKRAQELLSALPPTLKGSIVTVDCRGLVAATQSFADELIKVVLVERDASEMRFTNVDDMKFAQWVDDRAEFHGMTKRVKVDRRP is encoded by the coding sequence GTGACCGTGCTGCAAGCGCTGCCATTGCCGCCGCTGGCGGGAACGCGGAAACGCGCCCAGGAACTACTTTCTGCCCTTCCGCCGACGCTTAAGGGGTCGATCGTAACCGTCGATTGCCGCGGGCTCGTCGCAGCGACTCAGTCGTTTGCAGATGAACTGATCAAGGTCGTCCTGGTAGAACGAGACGCGTCGGAGATGCGTTTTACTAACGTCGACGACATGAAGTTCGCTCAGTGGGTAGATGATCGCGCGGAGTTCCACGGTATGACGAAGCGCGTGAAGGTGGATCGTCGCCCTTAG
- a CDS encoding MbtH family protein, producing MSTNPFDDEDGRFFVLVNDEDQHSLWPTFSDVPQGWRVVFGEDSRAACLEYVEKNWTDMRPRSLREAMEADAAARQSAEGTPEA from the coding sequence ATGAGTACCAATCCATTCGATGACGAAGACGGACGCTTCTTCGTGCTGGTCAACGACGAAGATCAGCACTCACTGTGGCCGACGTTCTCCGACGTCCCGCAGGGTTGGCGAGTTGTCTTCGGTGAAGACAGCCGCGCAGCGTGCTTGGAGTACGTCGAGAAGAACTGGACCGACATGCGTCCGCGCAGCCTCCGTGAAGCAATGGAGGCCGACGCGGCTGCCCGTCAGTCCGCTGAGGGAACCCCCGAGGCCTGA
- a CDS encoding IS1380 family transposase, giving the protein MSKSTSPYPALSVDATGGGIVSHAGAVTLLRTADATGLTAALSGQLSLWRKPLAQFDPGKIITDLAVSLALGGDCLADIATLREHTAVFGKVPSDPTVSRLIATLAADAPAVLTAIDTARAAARAAAWKHAGKDAPDHGITADNPIVIDLDATLVTAHSDKQLAAPTYKRGYGFHPLLAFVDHGQAGTGEPLAALLRAGNAGSNTAADHIAVTRAALAQLPFTTGGRPGKKVLVRTDGAGASHVFMSWLHRQRVSYSIGFGLTDAMVAALGEVPDTAWSVAVDADEKVRDGAWVIDATGVLDLGAWPPGMRVVIRKERPHPGAQLRFTDTDGLRLTAFATNTVRGQVQVLELRHRRRARCEDRIRIAKDTGLSNLPLHGFDQNRIWLAIVALALDLTAWTQMLGFTDHDARRWEPKRLRLRIFSVAGRIAHHARRIHLRLSKSATWSDLIVTALNRLAALTAPA; this is encoded by the coding sequence GTGAGTAAGTCTACGTCGCCCTACCCCGCCCTGTCTGTCGATGCCACCGGAGGCGGCATCGTGTCGCACGCCGGAGCGGTGACACTGCTCCGAACCGCGGACGCTACCGGGCTCACCGCAGCGTTGTCCGGGCAGCTTTCGTTGTGGCGGAAACCGTTGGCGCAGTTCGACCCCGGCAAAATCATCACCGACCTCGCCGTGTCGTTGGCGCTCGGTGGTGACTGCCTCGCCGACATCGCGACCCTGCGCGAACACACCGCCGTGTTCGGGAAAGTACCCTCCGACCCAACCGTCTCCAGACTGATCGCAACCTTGGCCGCAGATGCCCCTGCAGTCCTGACCGCCATCGACACTGCCCGAGCAGCCGCTCGCGCCGCAGCATGGAAACATGCCGGCAAGGACGCACCCGATCACGGCATCACCGCAGACAACCCGATCGTGATCGACCTCGACGCCACCCTCGTCACCGCCCACTCCGACAAACAGCTCGCCGCACCAACATACAAGCGCGGGTATGGCTTTCACCCACTCCTCGCCTTCGTCGATCACGGGCAGGCAGGGACGGGCGAGCCCCTCGCAGCACTGCTGCGCGCCGGCAACGCCGGCTCGAACACCGCCGCCGACCACATCGCCGTCACCCGCGCGGCGCTCGCACAACTGCCGTTCACCACCGGCGGCCGCCCCGGCAAGAAGGTACTGGTCCGCACCGATGGAGCGGGAGCCAGCCATGTCTTCATGTCGTGGTTGCATCGGCAGCGGGTGTCGTATTCGATCGGGTTCGGGCTCACCGACGCCATGGTCGCCGCACTGGGCGAGGTCCCCGACACTGCGTGGTCGGTCGCGGTCGACGCCGATGAGAAGGTCCGCGACGGTGCCTGGGTGATTGACGCGACCGGTGTCCTCGACCTCGGGGCATGGCCGCCGGGGATGCGTGTGGTGATCAGGAAGGAGCGCCCGCATCCGGGTGCTCAATTGCGTTTCACCGATACCGACGGACTGCGGCTCACTGCGTTCGCCACGAACACAGTCCGTGGTCAAGTTCAGGTTCTCGAACTGCGGCACCGTCGCCGTGCACGCTGCGAGGACCGGATCCGTATCGCGAAAGATACTGGGCTGAGCAATCTTCCGTTGCACGGGTTCGATCAGAATCGGATCTGGCTTGCCATCGTCGCTCTCGCACTCGACCTGACCGCGTGGACTCAGATGCTCGGTTTCACCGATCACGACGCTCGCAGGTGGGAGCCGAAACGGCTACGGTTGCGGATTTTTTCCGTCGCCGGACGCATCGCCCACCATGCCCGCCGCATCCACCTGCGACTGTCGAAAAGTGCGACCTGGTCCGACCTGATCGTCACCGCACTGAACCGGTTGGCGGCACTGACCGCACCCGCCTGA
- a CDS encoding NAD(P)H-dependent oxidoreductase: MNILWVFTHPESRSLNGSLRDAAVTHLTSSGHTVEQSDLYRMGWNPVVDAADYGHDSTRRLHVDTASSDALRNGTLAADIADEHKKLRQADAVVLQFPLWWFSMPAILKGWVDRVFIEGFGYGIRRDTGGTRRYGDGLMAGKRALIVTSMGGSEHTVSERGINGSLDELLFPIQHGLFWYTGMSVLPPVLVPSADRITAEGYVEAESLLHRRLDSMFTDAPVPFRQQNGGDYDERFVLRPEISAGESGVRVHSSLPGA, encoded by the coding sequence ATGAACATTTTATGGGTTTTCACGCATCCTGAATCTCGCTCGCTCAACGGCTCGCTGCGGGACGCGGCAGTAACGCACCTGACGTCGTCGGGGCACACCGTCGAGCAGTCCGACCTGTATCGGATGGGATGGAATCCCGTTGTCGATGCGGCCGACTACGGCCACGATTCAACCCGCCGCCTGCATGTAGACACCGCATCCTCGGACGCTCTCCGCAACGGAACCCTCGCCGCAGACATCGCGGATGAACACAAGAAGCTGCGGCAGGCAGATGCCGTCGTGCTGCAGTTTCCGCTGTGGTGGTTCTCGATGCCTGCGATTCTGAAGGGGTGGGTGGACCGAGTGTTCATCGAGGGCTTCGGCTACGGAATCCGACGCGACACCGGCGGCACGCGACGCTACGGCGACGGCCTGATGGCAGGCAAGCGCGCTTTGATCGTCACGAGTATGGGCGGCAGTGAGCACACGGTGTCCGAGCGCGGGATCAACGGTTCGCTGGACGAGCTACTGTTCCCGATCCAACACGGATTGTTCTGGTACACAGGCATGTCCGTGCTGCCACCGGTCTTGGTTCCAAGCGCCGACCGAATCACCGCCGAGGGGTATGTGGAGGCGGAATCTCTACTGCACAGGCGTCTCGACTCGATGTTCACCGATGCACCGGTTCCATTCCGACAGCAGAACGGCGGAGATTACGACGAGCGGTTCGTCTTGCGGCCCGAGATCTCGGCCGGCGAATCCGGGGTGCGGGTGCACAGCTCCCTGCCGGGCGCATGA
- a CDS encoding alpha/beta fold hydrolase, translated as MQSKGAQLDTAMRIERFRNGKFEFEVSDEGPIDGSIIVLLHGFPQNRHCWDEVRQVLHERGHRTIAFDQRGYAPSARPRSRFAYRVGALASDVSALLNMLGPRSASIVGHDWGAIVAWAVAAAQPDAIRSITTVSVPHPRAFARSLLSSDQGKRAIYMAVFQLPWLPEAWIRRNPNAFRAVLRATGLSTSEVDRVVADVVPNSALTGALNWYRGICLVSPRTIAAVRVPTTHVWSTKDTSLSRSGAELTGRYVHADYRLVILDGTHWIPDEHPDALAVLISERDHSALDR; from the coding sequence ATGCAGTCGAAGGGGGCCCAATTGGATACAGCAATGCGTATCGAGCGCTTTCGGAACGGCAAGTTCGAGTTCGAGGTAAGTGATGAGGGGCCGATCGACGGCTCGATCATTGTTTTGCTTCATGGGTTTCCGCAGAACCGTCATTGCTGGGACGAGGTTCGACAAGTTCTGCACGAGCGAGGACATCGAACGATCGCTTTCGATCAGCGCGGCTATGCGCCGTCAGCACGGCCGCGAAGTAGGTTTGCGTATCGCGTGGGAGCACTCGCGTCAGATGTGTCGGCTCTGCTGAACATGCTGGGGCCGCGTTCGGCGTCGATCGTCGGCCATGATTGGGGTGCGATCGTGGCTTGGGCAGTTGCTGCGGCGCAGCCGGACGCGATCAGGTCGATAACGACTGTGTCCGTTCCCCACCCACGTGCTTTTGCCCGGTCGTTGTTGTCGAGCGATCAAGGCAAACGGGCGATCTATATGGCTGTGTTCCAGCTGCCATGGCTTCCTGAGGCATGGATTCGTCGCAACCCGAACGCGTTCCGCGCCGTACTCAGGGCTACTGGTCTGTCCACATCGGAGGTCGACCGAGTGGTCGCCGATGTCGTCCCAAATTCAGCACTCACCGGCGCGTTGAACTGGTATCGCGGAATCTGCCTTGTCTCGCCACGCACGATTGCAGCAGTTCGGGTGCCGACCACTCATGTGTGGTCAACGAAAGACACTTCACTTTCCCGGTCCGGGGCGGAGCTGACCGGGCGCTACGTGCACGCCGACTACCGCCTCGTCATTCTGGACGGAACCCATTGGATTCCGGACGAGCACCCCGACGCGCTCGCCGTTCTGATCTCAGAGCGAGACCACAGCGCGCTGGATCGCTGA
- a CDS encoding threonine/serine ThrE exporter family protein: MQDLTTSLGRITGERRATIDTPTAPPSPLRPIDLSDDAVVAEVLDLAVRVGEVLLASGTGAMDTTAQVQYIAATYGLARCDVDVTYNSITISAHRGPTRPPSTTMRIVHYRSMDFTRLAAVDRLIRGVRTKMIPPTLARETLNKITTAPHPYNRWVATFAWSGMAASIGVLVGGGALVAVVSFLTTMVIDRIGRVLNRAGLPFFFQQVVGGFVAATPAITLYNFQDQLGVTISPTLVIAAGVTVLLSGLSLVGSVQDAITGAPITASARFFEVLMMTGGIIAGVATSLKIAAIIGSDLPLISNTPPPDITEVPTKVLAGAFASLFYALACYAEKRALTAAFLGGFAGALVYLMVQTLATGPIIASAFAATVVGFAGGLMARRALIPPLIVAVAGITPLLPGLSLYRGLYAMLNDQLLLGFSSLLAAFGIGCGLAAGVTLGEWGARTLRRPRILARTEELLRPTLRRREEPRRPTVRRRRGPVELKKKKPQASGVPSAD; encoded by the coding sequence CTGCAAGACCTGACGACGTCTCTTGGTCGTATCACCGGTGAGCGTCGGGCCACCATTGATACACCCACAGCCCCGCCGTCGCCTCTGCGTCCGATCGATCTCTCCGACGATGCTGTGGTGGCCGAGGTGCTCGATCTCGCGGTTCGTGTCGGCGAGGTTCTGCTGGCATCGGGGACGGGGGCGATGGATACGACCGCCCAGGTCCAGTACATTGCCGCAACCTACGGTCTCGCTCGGTGCGATGTCGACGTCACGTACAACTCCATCACCATCAGTGCTCACCGCGGCCCGACGCGGCCTCCGTCGACGACGATGCGCATCGTTCACTACCGCTCGATGGACTTCACTCGCCTCGCTGCCGTCGACCGTTTGATTCGCGGTGTCCGAACGAAGATGATTCCGCCGACGCTGGCACGGGAGACACTGAACAAGATCACGACGGCACCGCACCCGTACAACCGTTGGGTCGCGACGTTCGCGTGGTCGGGCATGGCCGCATCCATCGGTGTCTTGGTCGGCGGTGGCGCGCTGGTAGCCGTCGTCAGCTTCTTGACGACGATGGTCATCGACCGCATCGGCCGCGTCCTGAACCGAGCGGGCCTCCCGTTCTTCTTCCAGCAGGTCGTAGGCGGATTCGTGGCTGCAACTCCGGCGATCACGCTGTACAACTTCCAGGACCAACTGGGAGTCACGATCTCGCCGACGCTCGTCATCGCCGCCGGAGTGACGGTGCTGTTGTCGGGGCTCTCACTCGTCGGTTCGGTGCAGGACGCCATCACGGGCGCACCGATCACAGCGTCGGCGCGGTTCTTCGAAGTCCTGATGATGACGGGCGGCATCATCGCCGGCGTCGCAACGTCGTTGAAGATCGCGGCGATCATCGGCAGCGATCTGCCGCTCATCAGCAACACCCCACCGCCGGACATCACCGAAGTCCCGACGAAGGTGCTCGCAGGCGCTTTCGCCTCGCTGTTCTACGCCCTTGCCTGCTACGCGGAGAAGCGTGCCCTGACGGCGGCGTTCCTCGGCGGCTTCGCCGGCGCGCTGGTGTATCTGATGGTCCAGACGCTGGCTACGGGCCCGATCATTGCGTCGGCATTCGCGGCGACGGTCGTCGGCTTCGCAGGTGGTCTGATGGCTCGTCGCGCATTGATTCCACCGCTCATCGTCGCGGTCGCGGGCATCACGCCGTTGTTGCCGGGTCTGTCGCTGTATCGCGGTTTGTACGCGATGCTCAACGACCAGCTACTGCTCGGGTTCAGCTCACTGCTCGCGGCGTTCGGTATCGGCTGCGGCCTGGCGGCCGGAGTCACGCTCGGCGAGTGGGGTGCGCGCACGCTGCGTCGGCCGCGGATCCTGGCGCGCACGGAGGAGCTACTTCGACCGACCCTTCGCCGCAGAGAAGAACCGCGCCGCCCGACGGTTCGTCGGCGACGCGGTCCAGTGGAGCTCAAGAAAAAGAAACCTCAGGCCTCGGGGGTTCCCTCAGCGGACTGA